From Fervidobacterium sp., a single genomic window includes:
- the hisF gene encoding imidazole glycerol phosphate synthase subunit HisF — translation MLTKRLIACLDVKDNVVVKGKQFENLIYGGDPVELAKRYAQIGIDELVFLDISATYEKRKTLIQLVEKVAEQINIPFTVGGGINSLELASELIYKGADKVSINTAAVENPKLITQIADRFGLQAVVVAVDVKKTDIGYEVFTVSGRKRTGIRYEDYLVEVEKRGAGELLITSIDKDGTQDGYDVETVRLAKSLTKLPVIASGGAGKMEHVLEILTAGADAALMASVLHFEKINLQKLKEFLQNNGIKVRINY, via the coding sequence ATGCTGACTAAGAGACTCATAGCTTGCCTCGATGTTAAAGATAACGTAGTTGTTAAAGGTAAACAATTTGAGAATTTAATTTACGGTGGTGATCCTGTAGAACTTGCAAAAAGATATGCACAGATAGGCATCGACGAATTAGTATTCCTTGACATAAGCGCCACGTATGAGAAAAGGAAAACCTTGATCCAGCTTGTTGAGAAAGTAGCTGAGCAAATAAATATACCTTTTACAGTAGGTGGTGGTATAAACTCCTTGGAACTCGCTTCTGAGCTGATATACAAAGGTGCCGATAAAGTGAGTATAAACACTGCAGCCGTTGAAAATCCAAAGTTGATAACACAGATCGCAGATCGTTTTGGGTTACAAGCTGTTGTTGTAGCTGTGGATGTGAAAAAAACCGACATTGGTTATGAAGTATTCACAGTATCTGGACGCAAGAGAACGGGTATAAGGTACGAAGATTATCTCGTCGAAGTAGAAAAACGTGGTGCAGGTGAATTACTTATCACAAGCATCGATAAAGATGGTACACAAGACGGTTACGATGTAGAAACAGTACGTCTTGCCAAATCATTAACAAAGCTTCCGGTTATAGCATCTGGTGGTGCTGGTAAAATGGAGCACGTATTGGAAATACTCACAGCAGGTGCAGACGCAGCACTTATGGCATCTGTATTGCACTTTGAAAAGATTAATTTGCAAAAGTTGAAGGAATTTCTACAAAATAATGGAATAAAAGTTAGGATTAACTACTGA
- a CDS encoding aminotransferase class I/II-fold pyridoxal phosphate-dependent enzyme gives MESARMKIKMLPKYQPEKRTEIYLALNENPFDFPKEILDYAYKKLDLSALKIYYDSPCEKLLQALSQYTSQPKERISIGNGADEIIYYIFLMFKTFSFYICPPTYSCYSIFACATGVNLSTVPLLGEKYDKLDIDELTKKLDHKSVLFLPNPNNPTGHLFDKSEIEYLLSTGAIIVVDEAYYEFAGDSCVELLDKFKNLIIIRTFSKAFCLAAQRIGYILANEELIDYYNSIRLPYNVSYLSQLLALASLENLGYFKEKITWINQERERMKKTFLENGFHLTDSVANFIFILANNSQIEMIFEKLKNQKVTVRKFKEGVRISIGKSQENDLVKDILIRTIKSNKGGS, from the coding sequence ATGGAATCAGCCAGAATGAAAATCAAAATGCTACCAAAGTATCAGCCAGAGAAACGTACAGAGATATATCTTGCCCTGAACGAGAATCCGTTCGATTTCCCTAAAGAGATTTTAGACTACGCGTATAAAAAGCTTGACCTTAGTGCACTCAAAATTTACTATGATTCCCCGTGCGAAAAGCTATTGCAAGCTTTATCGCAATACACATCTCAACCTAAGGAAAGAATAAGTATAGGAAATGGAGCAGATGAAATTATCTACTACATATTTCTCATGTTCAAAACTTTCAGCTTTTATATCTGTCCACCTACTTACAGCTGTTATTCTATATTTGCTTGTGCAACGGGAGTGAATCTGTCCACTGTACCTCTGTTGGGTGAAAAGTACGACAAGCTGGACATTGATGAGCTTACAAAGAAGTTAGACCATAAAAGTGTTTTGTTCTTACCGAATCCAAATAACCCGACTGGACATTTGTTTGATAAAAGTGAAATCGAGTATCTTCTATCAACTGGAGCAATAATAGTTGTTGATGAGGCATATTACGAGTTTGCAGGTGACTCGTGTGTAGAGTTGTTGGACAAATTTAAAAATTTGATAATCATACGCACCTTCTCAAAAGCTTTCTGCTTAGCCGCTCAACGTATTGGCTATATTTTGGCAAATGAGGAACTGATTGATTACTACAATTCAATCAGATTACCTTACAACGTTTCTTACCTGTCGCAGCTTTTAGCTTTAGCTTCGCTCGAAAACTTAGGATATTTTAAAGAAAAGATAACATGGATAAATCAAGAACGCGAGAGAATGAAAAAGACGTTTTTAGAAAATGGCTTTCATTTAACTGACTCGGTAGCAAATTTTATATTTATCTTAGCAAATAACAGTCAAATAGAGATGATCTTCGAAAAATTAAAAAACCAGAAAGTCACCGTAAGAAAATTCAAGGAAGGAGTCAGAATTTCCATCGGGAAATCACAAGAAAACGATTTAGTAAAAGACATTCTAATAAGAACAATCAAATCAAACAAGGGGGGATCGTAA
- the hisH gene encoding imidazole glycerol phosphate synthase subunit HisH translates to MKVGLVGIVPGNVMNVYRALLKVGIESVEIIQQSTKKFYEVLILPGVGHFQDAMESLKRLNFDEYIKIHVESGGKLLGICLGMQLLFEKSEEVKFNSTDRESEGLKLIKGNVIKLKSKILPHIGWNQITFLQETNCGISKFNNHYFYFVHSYKVVCDKELTIAETEYDGEKIPAIIKYKNIVGIQFHPEKSHTDGLSLLSEVIKC, encoded by the coding sequence GTGAAAGTCGGGCTTGTAGGCATCGTCCCTGGTAATGTTATGAATGTTTATAGGGCTCTGCTGAAAGTAGGTATCGAGTCGGTTGAAATTATACAACAAAGCACAAAGAAATTCTACGAAGTATTAATTCTTCCTGGTGTTGGTCACTTCCAAGATGCTATGGAATCTCTCAAGAGACTAAACTTCGATGAGTATATAAAAATTCACGTTGAAAGTGGAGGAAAACTTTTGGGTATCTGTCTTGGAATGCAACTTCTATTTGAAAAAAGTGAAGAGGTAAAATTTAACAGCACTGACAGAGAATCCGAAGGACTTAAGTTGATAAAGGGAAATGTCATCAAACTAAAATCAAAAATTTTACCGCACATTGGTTGGAACCAAATTACATTTTTGCAAGAAACAAATTGTGGAATCTCGAAGTTTAACAACCATTATTTTTACTTCGTCCACAGTTACAAAGTAGTCTGTGACAAAGAATTAACCATAGCAGAAACCGAGTACGATGGAGAGAAAATCCCAGCAATCATTAAGTATAAAAACATAGTTGGAATACAGTTTCACCCAGAAAAAAGTCATACAGATGGTCTATCACTACTTAGTGAGGTGATAAAATGTTAG
- the hisG gene encoding ATP phosphoribosyltransferase, translating to MLRIALAKGRLENESIAYLEKCGYKFEEKLERKLVLRDCDERIELLSVKPLDVPIYVHWGIADVGICGTDSIVESQLALIQPMKLPFGLCSMVLASFQGFRFNGRRVKIASKFPVSAKKYLESRNVDAELIKLNGSVELAPVVGLADAIIDIVQTGKTLREHGLVIIEQIYRISAMVCVNDVAYRTKRIDLQALFDRLWNGLNNQVS from the coding sequence GTGCTCAGAATAGCTTTGGCTAAAGGAAGACTTGAAAACGAAAGTATCGCATACCTTGAAAAATGTGGGTACAAGTTTGAAGAAAAGTTGGAACGAAAACTGGTTTTAAGAGATTGCGATGAGAGAATCGAATTGCTCTCTGTAAAACCACTTGATGTACCGATATACGTACATTGGGGAATAGCTGATGTTGGGATTTGTGGCACTGATTCGATAGTTGAATCACAGTTGGCTCTGATTCAACCAATGAAATTACCTTTTGGTTTGTGTAGCATGGTTCTTGCAAGTTTTCAAGGTTTCAGATTCAACGGTCGACGTGTTAAAATCGCTTCTAAATTTCCGGTGAGCGCTAAGAAATATCTTGAATCAAGAAATGTTGATGCTGAGCTTATAAAATTGAACGGTTCTGTGGAGCTTGCACCTGTTGTTGGACTTGCGGACGCAATTATCGATATAGTTCAAACCGGTAAGACATTAAGAGAACATGGATTAGTGATAATAGAACAAATTTACAGAATATCCGCGATGGTTTGCGTAAATGATGTTGCTTATAGAACAAAACGCATTGACTTGCAAGCACTTTTTGACAGGCTTTGGAATGGTTTGAATAATCAAGTCAGTTGA
- a CDS encoding SPASM domain-containing protein — translation MTTISSNNPLVIDFVLRITESVVKKRLKKNLCSAGVEDFAVDVEGNIYPCFVFIGRSEDLIMGNVNDNIEEKTQNFRQKILEFKEITYERINSCANCIAKGICSQCIAASYLKFKNFDCVDNNLCSINKKIIERIGLFLVDNYLVNKI, via the coding sequence TTGACAACAATATCTTCTAATAATCCACTTGTTATTGATTTTGTTCTGCGAATTACGGAGTCGGTTGTTAAAAAAAGATTAAAGAAGAATCTGTGTTCGGCAGGTGTGGAAGATTTTGCTGTTGATGTAGAAGGAAACATATACCCTTGTTTTGTCTTTATAGGACGGTCAGAAGATTTAATTATGGGAAATGTAAATGATAATATTGAAGAAAAAACTCAGAATTTTAGGCAAAAGATACTTGAATTTAAAGAAATTACATATGAGAGAATTAATTCTTGTGCAAATTGTATAGCAAAAGGAATTTGTTCCCAATGCATAGCAGCAAGTTATTTAAAGTTTAAGAATTTCGATTGTGTTGATAATAATTTATGTTCTATCAATAAGAAAATAATTGAAAGGATAGGGTTGTTCCTAGTGGACAACTATCTGGTGAATAAAATTTAG
- the hisB gene encoding imidazoleglycerol-phosphate dehydratase HisB, with amino-acid sequence MVEIDVFENSCTVKRTTKETSIILRLSCTAQKSVFTGSTGIGFFDHLLETLSKYCGLSIEITEFHADTHVDLHHAVEDTAIVIGTAIKNLFDYNLTARFGYCIVPMDDALIMSAIDLSGRQYLEFNVDFTVSNIGNFATELLEEFFKAFVNSSATTLHIRKLNGKNNHHVAECVFKSFGLCLNMALKPSNTTLSTKGVIM; translated from the coding sequence ATGGTCGAGATAGATGTTTTCGAGAATAGCTGTACTGTTAAGAGGACCACTAAAGAAACATCTATAATCTTGAGATTATCCTGTACTGCACAAAAGTCTGTATTTACAGGTAGCACAGGAATCGGCTTTTTTGATCATCTTTTGGAAACTCTTTCAAAATATTGTGGCCTGTCAATCGAGATAACTGAGTTTCATGCTGATACACATGTAGATTTACATCACGCAGTTGAAGACACAGCGATAGTAATTGGCACGGCAATAAAGAACTTGTTTGATTACAACTTAACTGCAAGATTTGGTTATTGCATTGTACCCATGGATGATGCATTAATTATGAGTGCGATTGATCTATCTGGAAGGCAGTATTTGGAATTTAACGTAGATTTTACAGTATCGAACATAGGAAACTTTGCAACGGAATTGTTGGAGGAATTTTTTAAAGCATTTGTGAATAGTTCCGCTACAACGCTTCACATAAGAAAACTGAATGGAAAGAACAACCATCATGTTGCTGAATGTGTTTTTAAATCATTCGGTTTATGCTTAAACATGGCGTTAAAACCTTCGAATACAACGCTCTCAACGAAGGGGGTAATTATGTGA
- the hisD gene encoding histidinol dehydrogenase: MNVIRFPSPSQIFQIIESRRRNVSDIEEFVKSVIKNIQTNGDDALIEYINRYEKCKLTLDMLRVSDTEIEEVTVEPEFESIVDNFISRLERYHILQIEKNKWQLTENGSFLGYMNVPIDSIGIYVPSGKGVYFSTLLMCAVPAKIAGVNRIVIATPPDERGKIPKFITYIAKRIGISEIYKMGGAHAIAALAYGTKTVYKVDKIVGPGNKYVALAKKLIIQDCGIDSIAGPSEVLIISDETANPRFIACDMLSQAEHDEDAMCVLVTTSEKLATSVQENIQYYIQKLNNPNKERAIKSLETNGYIILVENLLQAVEISNNIAPEHLEIVTQEPYQLLKLIKNAGSVFLGNFSSEPIGDYGIGPNHVLPTFSTARFTSGLTVNDFLKKIFITQVSSEEILKTGSEYVKLARLEGFEAHAMAVQIRLEELGIWNQPE, encoded by the coding sequence ATGAACGTGATAAGGTTTCCTTCACCAAGCCAGATCTTTCAAATTATTGAAAGCAGAAGAAGAAACGTTTCAGATATTGAAGAATTCGTCAAATCTGTAATAAAAAATATACAAACAAATGGTGATGATGCGTTGATTGAGTATATTAACAGATACGAAAAATGCAAGTTGACCTTAGACATGCTGAGAGTTTCAGATACTGAAATTGAAGAAGTTACAGTTGAACCTGAATTTGAGAGCATAGTCGATAACTTCATATCAAGGTTAGAAAGATACCATATTTTGCAAATAGAAAAAAACAAATGGCAACTTACCGAAAATGGTTCATTCTTAGGGTATATGAACGTACCAATTGACAGTATCGGAATATACGTACCATCTGGGAAAGGAGTCTACTTCTCTACCCTATTGATGTGTGCGGTTCCTGCCAAAATTGCTGGTGTTAATCGTATAGTGATAGCAACACCACCTGATGAAAGGGGTAAGATACCAAAGTTTATAACTTACATAGCTAAAAGAATAGGGATAAGCGAAATCTACAAGATGGGAGGAGCACATGCGATTGCAGCACTCGCGTATGGAACAAAAACAGTTTATAAGGTTGACAAGATCGTTGGTCCTGGGAACAAATACGTTGCTTTAGCCAAAAAACTAATAATCCAAGATTGCGGAATCGATAGTATAGCCGGTCCAAGTGAGGTACTAATCATTTCCGATGAGACAGCAAATCCACGTTTCATAGCTTGTGATATGTTATCTCAGGCTGAACACGATGAAGATGCTATGTGCGTGCTTGTCACCACTTCTGAGAAGTTGGCAACATCGGTTCAGGAAAATATTCAGTACTATATTCAAAAACTAAACAATCCAAACAAAGAACGGGCAATAAAATCTCTGGAAACAAATGGTTACATAATTCTTGTTGAAAATCTTCTCCAGGCTGTAGAAATATCTAACAATATTGCCCCGGAACATCTTGAAATAGTCACCCAAGAACCATATCAATTATTAAAACTTATCAAAAACGCAGGCTCAGTATTTTTGGGTAACTTTTCAAGTGAGCCGATAGGAGATTATGGCATAGGACCAAACCATGTGTTACCAACATTCTCAACTGCACGATTTACTTCTGGCTTAACTGTGAATGATTTTCTCAAAAAAATATTTATAACACAAGTAAGTAGCGAAGAAATTTTGAAAACTGGAAGTGAGTACGTCAAGCTTGCAAGACTTGAAGGATTTGAAGCTCATGCTATGGCTGTCCAAATTCGACTTGAGGAGTTGGGAATATGGAATCAGCCAGAATGA
- a CDS encoding ISL3 family transposase, translated as MLNHNYITELLKSKDIILHQVVENEKEVELHISQMQKPHECPKCGSITSKIHDYRVQRVKDVPIMGKETYLVLRKRRYVCKKCGKKFFEHINFLGKRQRMTNRLAAYIISQLSSLSSMKEVARQTNVSVTTVMRLFDKVSPTKKIEDFSSEAICIDEFKGNAGGAKYQCIIVDPVKKQIVEILKDRRQDVLIEYFKGLKGRDKVKYFICDMWRQFVEIAKIYFKNAKIVIDKFHFTRYVYWATEGVRKRVQKELEDNLRKYFKRSRKLLLKSYEELTAEQREELEVMFWYSEDLRKAHRLKEEFRKVLESSNSAEARVELKKWIEAAERSGLSEFCRCIKVFRNWFSEIVNSFDVPYTNSATEGFNNKIKVLKRNAFGYRNFERFRKRILYSCGS; from the coding sequence GTGCTCAATCATAATTATATCACTGAACTTTTGAAATCAAAAGATATCATTCTCCACCAAGTAGTAGAAAACGAAAAGGAAGTAGAACTCCACATAAGTCAGATGCAAAAACCTCACGAGTGTCCTAAATGTGGTAGTATCACAAGCAAGATACATGATTATCGTGTCCAAAGAGTAAAGGACGTACCAATAATGGGTAAGGAAACATATTTAGTTTTAAGAAAGCGAAGATATGTTTGCAAAAAATGTGGAAAGAAGTTTTTTGAACACATAAATTTTTTGGGCAAGCGTCAAAGAATGACAAATAGACTAGCAGCATACATTATAAGTCAGCTTAGTAGTTTGAGCAGTATGAAAGAGGTAGCAAGACAGACAAATGTATCAGTTACAACAGTTATGAGGTTATTTGATAAGGTAAGTCCTACCAAGAAAATAGAGGATTTTTCTTCTGAGGCGATATGCATAGATGAATTCAAAGGAAATGCAGGTGGAGCTAAATATCAGTGTATAATTGTGGACCCTGTGAAAAAGCAGATAGTAGAAATTTTAAAAGACAGAAGACAAGATGTTTTGATTGAATATTTTAAAGGGTTAAAAGGAAGGGATAAAGTAAAGTATTTCATATGTGATATGTGGAGACAATTTGTGGAGATAGCAAAGATATATTTTAAAAATGCGAAGATAGTGATAGACAAATTTCATTTTACAAGGTATGTTTATTGGGCGACAGAAGGAGTAAGGAAAAGAGTGCAGAAAGAATTAGAAGATAATTTGAGAAAATATTTCAAGAGGAGCAGGAAATTGTTGTTAAAGTCTTATGAAGAACTTACAGCAGAGCAGAGAGAAGAGTTAGAAGTGATGTTTTGGTATAGTGAGGATTTAAGGAAAGCGCATAGACTCAAGGAAGAATTTAGAAAAGTTTTGGAAAGCAGTAATTCAGCAGAAGCGAGAGTTGAATTAAAAAAGTGGATAGAGGCAGCAGAGAGAAGTGGCCTTTCTGAATTTTGCAGATGTATAAAGGTTTTTAGGAACTGGTTTTCAGAGATAGTAAATTCTTTTGATGTTCCGTATACAAATAGTGCAACAGAAGGTTTTAACAACAAGATAAAAGTTTTAAAGAGAAATGCATTTGGATATAGAAATTTTGAGAGATTTAGAAAGAGGATTTTATACAGTTGTGGTAGTTAG
- a CDS encoding M50 family metallopeptidase, translating to MVSDNFKPIAYPDIEKYELFKKKGNIMYCIGTIENDSFIIVPNEQVSLILRLLKLMNGKLSVSDIQKFAKENNMSIDIKSLITKLGRAGLIKNFNEHYKFSELQLFSFSMLSIDISLFCNYIKKRGMFLTIILILMLIVTILYVTIFLPSRISFNFNNIIKYDNSYLKNIILSLIFTIPCFLVHELGHIIFATRYGLTSNKLNIGLYYFVIPIVYVKIQGLYALPPFKRVRVLIAGIVFNFIFGLSCLFMWYIFEIEIFKTLFFVNIQIAFLNLTPFTFSDGYFIFSIVIGEPNLRYQYYKFLAGIVNKKFRYKLTFKQLIYIICSIVITILYIIVQVKVLDNVLYETLQKYGFGFSQERRFFIYTAMNILIVSALYLFIYKRSIKYLNATLAKDF from the coding sequence TTGGTTTCTGACAATTTTAAACCCATTGCTTATCCAGATATTGAGAAGTATGAGTTGTTTAAAAAGAAAGGCAATATAATGTATTGTATTGGAACCATTGAAAATGACTCGTTTATAATTGTTCCAAATGAGCAGGTGAGTCTTATCTTAAGACTTTTGAAGTTAATGAATGGAAAATTAAGTGTCAGTGATATTCAAAAATTTGCTAAAGAGAATAATATGTCAATAGATATAAAAAGTTTAATAACTAAACTTGGAAGGGCAGGTTTAATAAAAAATTTCAATGAACATTACAAATTCAGTGAACTACAACTTTTTTCGTTTAGTATGCTTTCGATAGACATTTCTTTGTTTTGTAATTATATTAAAAAAAGAGGCATGTTTCTAACTATTATTTTAATTTTAATGTTAATTGTTACAATTCTATACGTTACAATATTTTTACCATCGAGAATAAGTTTTAATTTCAATAATATTATTAAATATGACAATTCCTACTTGAAAAATATAATTTTAAGTTTAATATTTACAATACCATGCTTTTTAGTACATGAACTTGGGCATATTATTTTTGCCACGAGATATGGTCTGACTTCTAATAAATTAAATATAGGGTTATATTATTTCGTAATCCCTATAGTTTATGTAAAGATTCAAGGTTTATATGCTCTTCCTCCTTTCAAAAGAGTGAGAGTATTAATAGCTGGAATTGTGTTTAACTTTATTTTTGGCTTGAGTTGTCTATTTATGTGGTATATTTTTGAGATAGAAATATTTAAAACTTTGTTTTTTGTAAATATTCAAATAGCATTCCTAAATTTAACACCTTTCACATTTAGCGATGGATACTTTATATTTTCTATAGTCATTGGAGAACCAAATTTGCGATATCAGTACTACAAATTTTTGGCTGGAATAGTTAATAAAAAATTTCGTTACAAACTAACATTTAAGCAATTGATATATATTATTTGTAGTATTGTGATAACTATACTTTACATTATTGTTCAAGTTAAAGTACTTGACAATGTTTTATATGAAACTTTACAGAAATATGGATTTGGATTTAGCCAAGAAAGGAGATTTTTTATTTACACTGCAATGAATATACTTATTGTTTCTGCTTTATATCTATTCATTTACAAAAGAAGCATTAAGTATTTAAATGCAACTTTGGCTAAAGATTTTTAG
- a CDS encoding HisA/HisF-related TIM barrel protein has translation MLVIPAIDIYNGNIVRMINGKKEQAIVYETGKEKILRKIERFLENGLNLVHIVDLSKAIDGSDKNYEIITEISRCGLSQFIQLGGGIRTFEYSIKLYNLGFKRQVLTSLVLKNEEIVSKLIENGIEVIFSLDTDSEGNIKTNGWKISKKITFEKLLTKLEALGIEQLIHTDVEADGTLKGRDLKITKNLANQTKLKIIVAGGISSVYDLENVKSYCKEYSNVTGLIIGRAYYEGRITLREMSLYAD, from the coding sequence ATGTTAGTCATACCGGCTATAGATATATACAATGGTAACATCGTACGTATGATAAATGGAAAAAAAGAACAAGCTATAGTCTATGAAACAGGAAAAGAGAAAATATTGAGAAAAATCGAACGTTTCTTGGAGAACGGACTGAATTTAGTTCATATTGTCGACTTGTCAAAAGCCATAGATGGTAGTGATAAGAATTATGAAATAATCACTGAAATATCACGCTGTGGTCTTTCACAATTCATACAACTTGGCGGAGGTATCCGAACATTTGAATATTCAATTAAGCTCTACAATCTTGGTTTCAAAAGGCAGGTGTTGACAAGTTTGGTACTTAAAAACGAAGAGATTGTAAGTAAGCTCATTGAAAATGGAATAGAAGTGATCTTTTCGCTGGATACTGACTCCGAGGGTAACATAAAAACAAACGGCTGGAAGATTAGTAAAAAAATAACTTTTGAAAAATTACTTACAAAACTTGAAGCACTTGGTATAGAACAATTAATTCACACAGACGTAGAAGCTGATGGAACACTGAAAGGAAGAGATCTAAAAATTACAAAGAACTTAGCAAATCAAACTAAATTAAAAATCATTGTAGCAGGTGGGATAAGTTCTGTTTATGACTTAGAGAATGTCAAGTCTTACTGCAAAGAATACAGCAACGTAACAGGCCTAATAATTGGTAGGGCGTACTATGAAGGAAGAATAACACTAAGGGAGATGAGCCTTTATGCTGACTAA
- a CDS encoding ATP phosphoribosyltransferase regulatory subunit, which translates to MIDTIFRAFYKRVSENFEKFTQPDIKRVKDLKELVSGVTFMVKSGEIFKLRKDFTKFICEHVKALENVENQRQPHRFWYDGHVYFFDNFGNLKSRYEIGLEIIPGGIYELLECIKIIVGTYTEYSNSDLILELSDARVLEDLIKDVSEDIKTEILEMLDKKDFSELEVLGSVRKIDVSKLVEVVKNSFSKRRLEDWQDFPIKEPYRKELETVIRSLEGFENVVVEVDFSLARTTEEYCGLTFALFDTKSSKLVAAGGEYKVNEFLHGVGGTIFLSEIRY; encoded by the coding sequence ATGATCGATACTATTTTTCGAGCATTTTACAAACGGGTAAGCGAAAATTTTGAAAAGTTTACACAGCCGGATATTAAACGAGTAAAAGATTTAAAAGAATTAGTGTCAGGTGTAACATTCATGGTGAAATCTGGTGAGATTTTTAAATTGAGGAAGGATTTTACAAAGTTTATTTGTGAGCACGTCAAAGCACTTGAAAATGTTGAAAATCAAAGACAGCCACATAGATTCTGGTATGACGGACATGTTTACTTTTTTGATAATTTTGGAAATTTGAAATCTCGGTATGAAATTGGACTTGAGATTATCCCTGGTGGGATTTATGAGCTATTAGAGTGTATCAAGATCATAGTAGGTACATATACAGAATATTCAAATTCAGACCTTATCTTGGAACTCAGCGATGCGAGAGTGCTAGAAGATCTCATCAAAGATGTTTCTGAAGACATAAAGACTGAAATATTGGAGATGCTTGATAAAAAAGACTTCTCAGAGCTCGAAGTACTTGGTAGTGTGAGAAAAATAGACGTATCAAAACTTGTTGAAGTAGTTAAAAACAGCTTTTCAAAACGTAGACTTGAAGATTGGCAAGATTTTCCCATTAAAGAACCTTACAGAAAAGAATTGGAAACGGTAATAAGAAGTTTAGAGGGGTTTGAGAACGTAGTTGTTGAGGTTGACTTTTCACTCGCCAGAACAACAGAAGAATATTGTGGATTAACGTTCGCACTCTTTGATACTAAAAGTTCTAAACTAGTTGCAGCTGGCGGTGAATATAAAGTTAATGAATTCTTGCATGGTGTGGGTGGAACGATCTTTCTTTCAGAAATTCGATACTAA